In a genomic window of Cytobacillus sp. FSL H8-0458:
- a CDS encoding phospho-sugar mutase, translating to MEWKTAAERWINHENLDSELLGQLKRLQGNEKLLEEAFYKGLEFGTGGMRGEIGPGTNRMNIYTVRKASAGLAAYIEEKGLDAKNRGVAIAYDSRRMSPEFAMEAAKTLASRGIQAYVFDELRPTPELSFAVRYLHAYAGIVITASHNPPEYNGYKVYGSDGAQLTPAEADIVISKVNELENELLIEVMDEDVLKEKGLITMISKTVDQAYQKQLLTISENPGAANEADVRVVFTPLHGTANKPLREALSALGYVNVHVVKEQELPDPEFSTVKSPNPEEKDAFELAMRDGRETNADLLIATDPDADRLGIAARNKEGEYVLLTGNQTGALLLHYILSQKKEKKTLPNNGIMLKTIVTSEFGRRVASSFGVKTVDVLTGFKFIAEKIKEYEESGEYSFLFGYEESYGYLIGDFARDKDAIQAALLATEMAAYYKKKGMSLYEALLSLFEKFGYFLEGLKSMTLKGIEGAEKIQQTLASFRANPIKELDGLKVQAVEDYLTGIRTEADGTEKNIGLPKSNVIKYFFEEGNWICLRPSGTEPKIKFYFGINDSSLASSKEKLESVQKAFMDIVQERMGISVSK from the coding sequence ATGGAATGGAAAACAGCGGCAGAACGATGGATAAACCATGAGAATTTGGACAGTGAATTATTAGGACAGCTGAAACGTCTGCAGGGAAATGAAAAGCTCCTTGAAGAAGCATTTTATAAGGGACTGGAATTCGGAACAGGCGGTATGCGCGGGGAAATTGGCCCGGGAACAAACCGCATGAATATCTATACTGTCCGGAAGGCATCTGCAGGATTGGCGGCATACATAGAGGAAAAAGGATTGGATGCAAAAAACAGAGGGGTGGCAATTGCCTATGACTCACGCCGAATGTCTCCGGAATTTGCAATGGAAGCTGCTAAAACACTTGCCAGCAGGGGAATTCAGGCATATGTATTTGACGAACTCCGTCCAACGCCTGAACTCTCATTCGCAGTCAGGTACCTGCATGCGTATGCAGGGATAGTCATTACAGCCAGCCATAACCCTCCGGAATACAATGGCTATAAGGTGTATGGATCGGACGGCGCTCAGCTGACTCCTGCCGAAGCTGATATTGTTATAAGCAAGGTAAATGAATTAGAAAACGAATTGCTGATAGAAGTAATGGATGAAGATGTGTTAAAGGAGAAGGGGCTCATTACCATGATTAGCAAAACAGTTGATCAGGCTTATCAGAAGCAGCTCCTTACCATTTCCGAAAATCCGGGTGCCGCAAATGAAGCGGATGTTCGCGTAGTTTTTACGCCGCTTCACGGTACGGCCAACAAGCCTTTGAGAGAGGCTTTGTCAGCGCTGGGCTATGTAAATGTGCATGTGGTGAAGGAACAGGAGCTCCCGGATCCTGAATTTTCAACAGTAAAGAGTCCTAATCCAGAGGAAAAAGATGCTTTTGAGCTTGCAATGAGGGATGGAAGAGAAACTAATGCAGACCTGTTAATTGCTACAGACCCGGACGCAGATCGTCTTGGCATCGCTGCCAGGAACAAAGAAGGTGAATATGTTCTTCTGACAGGAAATCAGACAGGTGCGCTGCTGCTTCACTACATACTTTCTCAGAAGAAGGAAAAGAAGACACTGCCTAACAATGGCATCATGTTAAAAACGATCGTTACATCTGAATTTGGCCGCAGGGTTGCCTCTTCATTTGGAGTAAAAACCGTTGATGTTTTAACTGGCTTCAAATTCATTGCAGAAAAAATCAAAGAATATGAAGAGTCGGGTGAATACAGCTTCCTGTTCGGTTATGAGGAAAGCTATGGATATCTTATCGGCGACTTTGCAAGGGACAAGGATGCTATCCAGGCAGCTCTGCTTGCGACGGAAATGGCTGCATACTATAAAAAGAAAGGCATGTCCCTTTATGAGGCACTGCTAAGCTTATTTGAAAAGTTTGGCTATTTCCTTGAAGGATTAAAATCAATGACTCTCAAAGGAATTGAAGGAGCTGAAAAAATCCAGCAGACACTGGCATCTTTCCGCGCTAATCCAATAAAGGAACTTGACGGGCTGAAAGTCCAGGCTGTTGAAGATTACTTAACAGGAATCAGAACAGAAGCAGATGGAACAGAGAAGAATATCGGCCTGCCTAAGTCCAATGTTATTAAATATTTCTTCGAAGAAGGGAATTGGATTTGCCTAAGGCCATCAGGTACAGAACCGAAAATTAAATTTTACTTTGGAATCAATGACTCTTCATTAGCCAGCAGCAAGGAAAAACTGGAATCCGTTCAAAAAGCATTTATGGACATCGTCCAAGAAAGAATGGGAATTTCAGTGTCAAAATAA
- a CDS encoding bifunctional GNAT family N-acetyltransferase/carbon-nitrogen hydrolase family protein has product MIIRNTRHSDIDHIIALQELCFPGMVPWKKDQLESHLEIFPEGQFVAEYDGEIIGSCSSLIINFDEYDDRHSWDDVTDKGYITNHNPEGYNLYGIEVMVHPDYRRMKIGHRLYEERKELVRSLNLKSIIIGGRIPNYHKYSNEMNPREYVNEVSLHKIYDPVLSFQLLNGFTLMRINPNYLPDDVQSNKYATLMEWNNVDYRPMSKRFYKTSYPVRICVVQYLMRQIKSFDEFAHQVEYFTDVASDSGSDFAVFPELFTTQLMSFLEERSPSLAVRKLTEYTEQYIELFTDLAVRYNINIIGGSHFVKEDDDEIYNIAYLFRRDGTIEKQYKLHITPNERKWWGISRGDEVKVFDTDCGRIAIQICYDIEFPELARIATDKGAKIIFTPFCTEDRQGYLRVRYCAQARAVENQIYTVISGTVGNLPQTENMDIQYAQSAIFAPSDFEFARDGIVGETNPNIEMVLIGDVDLEILRRQRQDGTVRQLKDRRHDIYSIKYKK; this is encoded by the coding sequence ATGATTATCAGAAATACCCGGCATTCAGATATAGATCATATCATTGCCCTTCAGGAGCTATGTTTTCCCGGCATGGTTCCCTGGAAGAAGGATCAGCTTGAAAGCCATCTGGAAATTTTCCCTGAAGGCCAGTTTGTTGCAGAATATGACGGGGAAATCATTGGTTCCTGCTCAAGCCTTATTATAAATTTTGATGAATATGACGACCGTCATTCCTGGGATGATGTAACAGACAAAGGATACATAACGAACCATAATCCCGAAGGCTATAACCTTTATGGAATAGAAGTAATGGTCCATCCTGATTACCGCAGGATGAAAATTGGCCATCGACTGTATGAAGAAAGGAAGGAGCTTGTCAGGTCTTTAAATTTAAAAAGCATCATCATAGGCGGGCGTATTCCAAACTATCATAAATACTCAAATGAAATGAACCCAAGAGAGTATGTAAACGAAGTTTCGCTCCATAAAATCTATGACCCGGTTTTATCCTTTCAGCTCCTGAATGGATTTACCCTGATGAGGATTAATCCCAACTATTTGCCTGATGATGTGCAGTCAAATAAATATGCAACCCTGATGGAATGGAATAATGTCGACTACAGACCAATGAGCAAACGATTTTATAAAACAAGCTACCCGGTTCGTATTTGTGTGGTTCAATATTTAATGCGGCAGATAAAATCCTTCGATGAATTTGCCCATCAGGTAGAATATTTTACAGATGTTGCTTCAGATTCAGGGTCCGACTTTGCCGTTTTTCCCGAGTTATTTACTACCCAGCTGATGTCCTTTTTGGAGGAACGTTCACCAAGCCTTGCGGTGAGAAAGCTGACAGAATACACTGAACAATACATCGAGTTATTTACGGATTTGGCAGTCAGATATAATATCAATATAATTGGCGGCTCTCATTTTGTTAAAGAAGATGATGATGAGATTTATAATATCGCTTACCTTTTCCGGCGGGATGGAACGATTGAAAAGCAGTATAAGCTCCATATTACGCCAAATGAGCGCAAATGGTGGGGAATCAGCCGCGGGGACGAAGTAAAGGTATTTGATACGGACTGCGGAAGGATAGCCATCCAAATTTGCTATGACATCGAATTTCCTGAGCTGGCGAGAATTGCAACGGATAAAGGGGCAAAAATAATATTTACCCCTTTCTGTACCGAAGATCGCCAGGGATATTTGAGGGTACGCTATTGTGCTCAGGCGCGCGCTGTTGAAAATCAGATATACACGGTTATTTCAGGTACGGTCGGCAATCTTCCGCAAACAGAGAATATGGATATTCAGTATGCACAATCTGCCATTTTTGCACCATCCGATTTTGAGTTTGCAAGGGATGGCATAGTGGGGGAAACAAATCCAAATATCGAAATGGTCCTGATAGGTGATGTTGATCTCGAAATCCTCCGGCGCCAGAGGCAGGATGGCACAGTGCGTCAGCTAAAAGACCGCAGGCATGATATTTACAGCATTAAATATAAGAAGTAA
- a CDS encoding disulfide oxidoreductase: MEKTQTDRRENLLFIAWAASILALFGSLYFSEIRQYEPCELCWYQRIVMYPFAVILGLAVVKKDYRISLYTMVLSAVGAGISIYHYSIQKISFMADHAAACGRVPCTGQYINWLGFVTIPFLALTAFIIIFICSYLVWKKTKEAAE, encoded by the coding sequence ATGGAGAAAACACAAACAGACCGGCGGGAGAATTTGCTGTTTATTGCCTGGGCAGCTTCAATTCTTGCTTTGTTCGGCAGCCTTTATTTTTCGGAAATCAGGCAATATGAACCTTGTGAGCTTTGCTGGTATCAGAGGATTGTCATGTATCCCTTTGCAGTCATACTAGGATTGGCAGTGGTTAAGAAGGATTATCGCATCAGCCTATATACGATGGTGTTATCTGCTGTCGGAGCCGGCATTTCCATCTACCACTACTCCATTCAGAAGATTTCATTTATGGCTGATCATGCAGCAGCATGCGGGAGAGTTCCCTGTACGGGACAATATATTAATTGGCTGGGATTTGTTACAATTCCATTTTTAGCATTAACAGCTTTTATAATTATTTTCATTTGCAGTTATCTTGTCTGGAAGAAAACGAAGGAGGCAGCAGAATAA
- a CDS encoding thioredoxin family protein, which translates to MKKVIIFLAIIVALFAAVGILTKMQNEEKVSEKNPYGKDSLHPETVKQLEDPNYQNLILPGELEKKLNNNEDVTVYFYSPTCPHCQKTTPVVAPLTEDMGIDLVQFNLLEFEDGWDNYGIKETPTIVQYKDGKEVNRITGYQEKEVFEQWFNENSK; encoded by the coding sequence ATGAAAAAGGTCATTATATTTCTTGCTATTATCGTTGCATTATTTGCAGCAGTAGGAATCTTAACTAAAATGCAAAATGAAGAAAAAGTGTCAGAGAAAAATCCATATGGAAAGGATTCACTTCATCCTGAAACAGTCAAACAGCTTGAGGACCCGAATTATCAAAACCTGATTCTTCCCGGAGAATTGGAGAAAAAGTTAAATAACAATGAGGATGTTACCGTTTATTTTTATAGCCCGACATGCCCTCATTGCCAAAAGACTACTCCGGTGGTGGCTCCGCTTACAGAAGATATGGGGATTGATCTCGTGCAATTCAACCTGCTTGAATTTGAAGACGGCTGGGATAATTACGGAATTAAGGAAACTCCAACAATCGTTCAATACAAAGACGGCAAAGAGGTTAACAGAATTACCGGTTATCAGGAAAAAGAAGTATTTGAACAATGGTTTAATGAGAATTCAAAATAA
- a CDS encoding YhcU family protein, translated as MKVVFASTPDQEQKIQELIGKFYSNVFPLYFTDDDIREFEQQKILHTSTRHFEYFGTLKEAYQVIAGLQTLMAILESRPISDKYEMIFFKNVQILKEFGLSFPFDYSHFCGERMPRNDLFSVYAKAANEMLV; from the coding sequence GTGAAAGTTGTATTTGCATCAACTCCTGATCAGGAACAAAAAATTCAAGAATTAATAGGAAAATTCTATTCAAATGTGTTTCCTCTTTATTTCACAGACGATGATATAAGAGAATTTGAACAGCAGAAGATTTTACATACTTCTACAAGGCACTTTGAATATTTCGGAACGTTAAAGGAGGCATATCAGGTTATAGCAGGGCTGCAGACGCTTATGGCTATTCTGGAATCTCGCCCAATCAGCGATAAATATGAAATGATATTCTTTAAAAATGTTCAAATACTTAAAGAATTCGGTTTATCATTTCCGTTTGATTACAGTCATTTTTGCGGAGAGAGAATGCCCCGGAATGATTTATTCAGTGTTTATGCTAAAGCCGCAAATGAAATGCTTGTATGA
- a CDS encoding RluA family pseudouridine synthase encodes MVKIQRFGEWCEIEAPAHWEGYSIEYIVRTLWGAPKTQTHNMRMKKQVLTNDEPANWTKSVHAGDKLRFQFFQDEDSGVIPSYYEIDVLFEDDHMLVLNKPAGMDTHPNSPDQTNTLANAAAFHMQMQGEYREIKHIHRLDRDTTGAILFAKHALAGAILDKELKERRIKRTYLALVHGRISKNKGTIREPIGRDRHHPTRRRVSPGGQPASTNYELIEYFPKQSLSLIKCRLDTGRTHQIRVHLSHIGHPLAGDTLYGGKPAFSRQALHALKLEIPHPFLEETIVCHAPFLDDPGIFKGIDPYRF; translated from the coding sequence ATGGTAAAAATACAAAGGTTTGGTGAATGGTGTGAAATAGAGGCACCTGCCCACTGGGAAGGCTATTCAATCGAATATATTGTCCGGACATTATGGGGAGCACCAAAAACACAAACACACAATATGAGAATGAAAAAACAGGTTTTAACCAATGATGAACCTGCTAATTGGACAAAATCTGTACATGCAGGAGATAAATTAAGATTTCAATTTTTTCAGGATGAAGATTCAGGCGTTATTCCCTCATATTACGAGATCGATGTTCTTTTTGAAGATGACCATATGCTTGTTTTGAATAAGCCGGCCGGCATGGACACGCATCCTAACTCACCGGATCAAACGAATACCCTCGCAAACGCTGCAGCTTTTCATATGCAAATGCAGGGGGAATATAGAGAGATAAAACATATTCATCGCCTGGACCGTGATACAACCGGTGCCATTTTGTTTGCAAAGCATGCATTAGCTGGTGCAATTCTGGATAAAGAGCTGAAAGAAAGAAGAATTAAACGAACATATTTAGCTTTAGTCCATGGCAGAATTTCAAAGAACAAAGGAACCATCAGGGAACCAATTGGGCGGGACAGGCATCATCCAACCAGAAGAAGAGTATCCCCCGGAGGCCAGCCAGCTTCAACGAACTATGAGCTAATTGAGTACTTTCCAAAACAAAGTCTTTCACTTATTAAATGCCGTTTGGATACAGGCAGAACACACCAGATCCGTGTTCATCTAAGCCATATCGGTCATCCTCTTGCAGGGGATACTTTATATGGCGGGAAACCTGCTTTTTCACGGCAGGCATTGCACGCTCTAAAGCTTGAGATTCCACACCCATTCTTAGAGGAAACTATAGTCTGTCATGCGCCTTTCCTGGATGACCCTGGGATTTTCAAGGGTATTGACCCGTATCGTTTTTAA
- a CDS encoding GlsB/YeaQ/YmgE family stress response membrane protein: protein MLSFLWALIIGGIIGWLAGMILGRDIPGGIIGNIIAGFIGAWLGSLILGDWGPVVADFAIIPALIGAIVLVFIVGFIMKAMRKSHD, encoded by the coding sequence ATGTTGAGCTTTTTATGGGCATTAATTATAGGTGGTATCATTGGTTGGTTAGCAGGTATGATCTTGGGAAGAGATATTCCAGGCGGAATTATTGGTAACATCATTGCTGGTTTCATTGGTGCATGGTTAGGTTCATTAATTCTTGGTGATTGGGGTCCAGTCGTAGCTGACTTTGCTATTATTCCTGCTTTAATTGGTGCTATCGTGCTTGTATTCATCGTAGGCTTCATCATGAAGGCTATGCGTAAATCACATGACTAA
- a CDS encoding aldo/keto reductase, translating to MKDISSTLTLHNGVEMPQFGLGVYKVEKGLQIENTVKDAINLGYRLIDTAAFYENEEGVGKAIKESGVPREEIFITTKVWNADQGYDQTLNAFDNSLKKMGLDYLDLYLIHWPVKEKYLEAWRALEKLYKDGKARAIGVSNFQIHHIKDILENASEKPAVNQVELHPLLSQKELRAFCGEHNIKVQAWSPIARGRVLEDSDIKEIAERHGKSPAQTILRWHLQNGIMVIPKSVKIDRLRENGDIFDFELTEDEMRQMNALNNNHRFGADPDNFDF from the coding sequence ATGAAGGATATCAGCAGCACTTTAACCTTACATAATGGAGTTGAAATGCCTCAATTCGGGCTCGGCGTATATAAAGTCGAAAAGGGATTGCAGATTGAAAACACAGTAAAAGATGCGATTAACTTAGGATACAGACTGATTGATACTGCGGCTTTTTATGAAAATGAGGAGGGTGTTGGAAAGGCAATAAAAGAAAGCGGGGTGCCCAGAGAAGAGATTTTCATTACGACAAAAGTATGGAATGCGGATCAGGGATATGATCAGACCCTTAATGCCTTTGATAATAGTTTGAAAAAGATGGGTTTGGATTACTTAGATTTATACCTTATCCATTGGCCGGTTAAGGAGAAATACCTCGAAGCCTGGAGGGCGCTTGAAAAGCTTTATAAGGATGGCAAGGCAAGGGCCATAGGGGTGAGCAATTTTCAAATTCATCATATAAAGGACATTCTGGAGAATGCTTCAGAAAAGCCTGCAGTCAATCAGGTTGAGCTGCATCCTCTTCTTTCTCAGAAAGAATTAAGGGCATTTTGCGGTGAGCACAATATAAAAGTACAGGCCTGGTCTCCAATTGCCAGGGGAAGAGTGCTCGAGGACAGTGACATAAAAGAAATTGCCGAAAGGCATGGTAAATCACCAGCCCAGACTATTCTAAGATGGCATCTCCAAAACGGCATAATGGTCATTCCTAAATCAGTGAAAATAGATAGACTAAGGGAAAATGGAGATATATTTGATTTTGAATTAACTGAAGATGAAATGCGACAAATGAATGCATTAAATAATAATCACCGCTTTGGAGCAGATCCGGATAATTTTGATTTTTAG
- the helD gene encoding RNA polymerase recycling motor HelD, with protein MSSQFEHPDFQKEVQRLEFTKRYIDVVIKTSESSKDKFQENMKEAFEDVDWLESSLSYSSLLTNARFFEMSKDELMQLKKARKKPYFARIDFLREDLNEEEILYIGKTSLYSRENQEQIIVDWRSPIANLYYEGRLGEVQYHSYEESFTGHLSLKRQYMIEEGILDEVRDIDLTTTDELLQESLSKSSSNRLTEIISTIQEEQNKIIRADLNKPIIVQGAAGSGKTTIALHRISYFIYQYKENFAPEQLMILAPSRLFIDYISEALPELGVERVRQTTYQEYVLACLGEDLKLAEDNKLVNLLEDHGSEEVSLAAWVSSIKGSPVFQTILTNYLREIYNSFCPREDFMVGKFRLFGRKKLFQLFLEDYNYLPLYRRLEKLKAVLQNDLAKKKKNIIKKIETYYDERIERALYRGKDPEKRRQYVSDALDKKAARLEELKKCFRTAVPTYLKQFPKKSLIRYYKELFEDPSRLSRLSGGSLTEKDAEILCEYCTKWFRKKVYEREDLALMLYLQESLFGIPKELKAKNIVIDEAQDYSFMELLSLKKSLGTDMFTLVGDLAQGIHSYRGLTSWQEVLDYIFPRATYTELQKSYRTTVEIMEKANELLKLLPYSFPEVEPVVRHGRNPEFIRREDGCELVKQLEKQVISLKEEEYKTFAVIGKTMKDCQLIHTLFEKHARLPFKLLQEQESIPKDQIVIVPSYLAKGLEFDAVIILSMEEEFSRDSELDIKLLYVAMTRPLHRLYFYGLEQGNFIVI; from the coding sequence ATGTCATCCCAATTTGAACACCCCGATTTTCAAAAGGAAGTTCAGCGGCTTGAATTTACGAAACGTTATATTGATGTCGTGATTAAAACGTCAGAATCCAGCAAAGACAAGTTTCAGGAAAATATGAAAGAAGCTTTCGAAGACGTTGACTGGCTTGAATCCAGCTTAAGTTACTCATCACTGCTGACTAATGCCCGTTTTTTTGAAATGTCCAAAGATGAATTAATGCAGCTGAAAAAAGCCCGGAAAAAGCCGTACTTTGCCAGAATTGATTTCTTAAGGGAAGATTTAAACGAAGAAGAGATACTGTACATAGGCAAAACTTCATTGTATTCAAGGGAAAATCAGGAGCAGATTATTGTTGACTGGCGTTCTCCCATAGCCAACTTATACTATGAAGGCAGGCTGGGAGAGGTTCAATACCATTCCTATGAAGAAAGCTTTACGGGACACCTGTCTTTAAAAAGGCAATATATGATTGAAGAAGGGATTCTGGATGAAGTACGGGACATTGACCTCACGACCACAGATGAATTACTTCAGGAATCACTGTCCAAAAGCTCAAGCAACCGCCTCACTGAAATTATTTCAACCATACAGGAAGAACAGAACAAAATAATACGTGCTGATTTGAATAAGCCTATCATTGTTCAAGGAGCGGCAGGCAGCGGTAAAACAACGATTGCCCTGCACAGAATTAGTTATTTTATTTATCAGTACAAAGAAAATTTTGCCCCTGAACAGCTTATGATACTGGCGCCAAGCAGGCTTTTCATTGATTATATTTCGGAGGCGCTTCCGGAACTGGGGGTGGAGAGAGTCCGACAGACAACTTACCAGGAATATGTACTGGCATGTCTTGGCGAAGACCTGAAATTGGCGGAAGACAATAAATTAGTGAATCTGCTTGAAGACCATGGCAGTGAGGAAGTAAGTCTTGCAGCTTGGGTATCATCCATTAAAGGGTCACCGGTATTTCAAACTATTCTCACTAATTACCTCAGAGAAATATATAATAGCTTCTGCCCCAGAGAAGATTTTATGGTAGGTAAATTCAGGCTTTTTGGCCGCAAGAAACTTTTCCAGCTTTTTTTAGAGGACTACAATTATCTTCCTCTCTACCGCAGGCTGGAAAAATTGAAGGCTGTGCTTCAAAACGATCTTGCAAAGAAAAAGAAAAATATCATTAAGAAAATCGAAACCTATTATGACGAGAGAATCGAAAGGGCCCTTTACAGAGGGAAAGATCCTGAAAAAAGAAGACAGTATGTTTCCGATGCGCTTGATAAAAAGGCAGCCAGACTGGAAGAATTAAAGAAATGCTTTAGAACAGCAGTTCCAACATACTTGAAGCAATTTCCGAAAAAAAGTCTGATCCGGTATTATAAAGAATTATTTGAAGATCCCAGCCGTCTTTCAAGGCTGTCAGGCGGAAGTTTAACGGAAAAAGACGCAGAAATTCTTTGTGAATACTGCACGAAATGGTTCAGGAAAAAAGTGTATGAGAGGGAGGACCTGGCTTTAATGCTTTATCTGCAGGAAAGCTTATTTGGCATTCCCAAAGAGCTGAAGGCAAAAAATATCGTCATTGATGAAGCACAGGACTACAGCTTTATGGAGCTGCTCTCATTAAAAAAGTCACTTGGTACAGATATGTTTACACTAGTGGGGGACCTTGCCCAGGGAATTCATTCCTATAGGGGGCTCACAAGCTGGCAGGAGGTCCTGGACTATATTTTTCCCCGTGCAACATATACAGAGCTTCAGAAAAGCTATCGTACTACAGTGGAAATTATGGAAAAAGCAAATGAATTACTTAAGCTTCTCCCTTATTCATTCCCTGAAGTGGAGCCGGTTGTCCGCCATGGCAGAAATCCTGAATTTATCAGGAGAGAAGATGGATGTGAGCTGGTAAAACAGCTTGAGAAACAGGTCATTTCATTGAAAGAAGAAGAGTATAAAACATTTGCGGTGATCGGGAAAACGATGAAAGACTGTCAGCTGATTCACACCCTTTTTGAAAAGCATGCCAGGCTTCCTTTTAAACTGCTGCAGGAGCAGGAAAGCATACCGAAAGATCAAATTGTTATAGTGCCATCCTACTTGGCCAAGGGACTTGAATTTGATGCCGTTATAATTCTGTCCATGGAAGAGGAGTTTTCCAGAGATTCTGAACTGGATATTAAATTGCTTTATGTCGCCATGACACGGCCTCTTCACAGATTATATTTTTACGGATTGGAACAAGGTAATTTCATAGTAATTTAA
- a CDS encoding CD3324 family protein yields MSYVKANAVLPENLIAEIQKYVQGEAIYIPKPEKDYQKWGSRSGARKILDERNHSIKGAFQNGKTITQLAEEYFLSAETIKKIVYKK; encoded by the coding sequence ATGAGTTATGTAAAAGCTAATGCTGTTTTACCGGAGAATCTGATAGCAGAGATTCAAAAATACGTTCAGGGTGAGGCTATTTATATCCCTAAGCCAGAAAAGGACTACCAAAAATGGGGTTCCCGCTCTGGTGCAAGAAAAATTCTGGATGAAAGGAACCATTCTATTAAAGGCGCCTTCCAGAACGGCAAAACCATCACCCAGTTGGCGGAGGAATATTTTCTTTCTGCTGAAACAATCAAAAAAATAGTTTATAAAAAATGA